One window of Acipenser ruthenus chromosome 17, fAciRut3.2 maternal haplotype, whole genome shotgun sequence genomic DNA carries:
- the LOC117422893 gene encoding glycogenin-1-like isoform X2: MTDQAFVTLATNDAYGKGALVLGTSLRNHRTSRKLVIMVSPQVSEPMRAVLQKIFDEVRLVDVLDSGDSAHLALMQRPELGVTLTKLHCWTLTHYSKCVFMDADTMVLSNIDELFEREELSAAPDPGWPDCFNSGLFVFRPSNETYNKLLQFASEKGSFDGGDQGILNSFFSNWATADIQKHLPFIYNLSSIAIYSYLPAFKQYGAEAKVIHFLGAVKPWNCRYDSKTKRVTGDSQDPPLLHPEFLNMWWDISMSIQPLLAEHGVVIHSEPVCQSDEASEAVSRIHVGAPPPPPPMSSAERKQKWEQGQADYMGADSFDNIQKKLDAYLK, encoded by the exons ATGACAG ACCAAGCCTTTGTCACATTGGCCACAAATGATGCCTATGGGAAGGGAGCACTGGTGCTTGGCACATCGCTGCGGAACCATAGAACTTCAAGAAAGCTGGTGATCATGGTTTCTCCTCAGGTCTCTGAGCCCATGAG GGCAGTGCTTCAGAAGATCTTCGATGAAGTAAGGCTAGTGGATGTATTGGACAGTGGGGATTCTGCACACTTGGCCCTAATGCAGAGACCTGAGCTGGGTGTTACATTGACTAAGCTTCACTGTTGGACTCTAACACACTACTCTAAATGTGTATTTATGGATGCAGACACAATG GTTTTGTCAAATATTGACGAGCTGTTTGAGCGAGAAGAATTATCGGCTGCACCAGACCCCGGCTGGCCAGACTGTTTTAACTCTGGACTATTTGTATTTCGACCTTCCAATGAAACCTACAATAAACTACTACAGTTTGCTTCAGAAAAAGGAAGCTTTGATG gtGGGGACCAGGGGATTCTGAACAGTTTCTTTAGCAACTGGGCAACAGCAGACATCCAAAAACATCTGCCATTTATTTACAACCTGAGCAGTATAGCCATTTACTCCTACTTGCCAGCATTTAAACA GTATGGTGCAGAAGCCAAGGTGATCCACTTCCTGGGAGCAGTCAAGCCATGGAATTGCAGATATGACTCAAAAACAAAGCGTGTGACTGGAGACAGCCAGGATCCACCCTTGCTTCATCCAGAATTCCTGAATATGTGGTGGGACATCTCTATGTCCATACAGCCTCTGCTTGCAGAACATGGAGTGGTGATCCATTCAGAGCCTGTGTGCCAATCA GATGAAGCCAGTGAAGCAGTATCTCGCATCCACGTAGGTGCACCCCCACCTCCCCCTCCCATGTCCTCTGCAGAACGCAAGCAGAAGTGGGAACAGGGACAAGCAGATTACATGGGAGCCGACTCATTCGACAATATCCAGAAGAAGCTTGATGCCTACCTGAAGTGA
- the LOC117422893 gene encoding glycogenin-1-like isoform X1, translated as MTDQAFVTLATNDAYGKGALVLGTSLRNHRTSRKLVIMVSPQVSEPMRAVLQKIFDEVRLVDVLDSGDSAHLALMQRPELGVTLTKLHCWTLTHYSKCVFMDADTMVLSNIDELFEREELSAAPDPGWPDCFNSGLFVFRPSNETYNKLLQFASEKGSFDGGDQGILNSFFSNWATADIQKHLPFIYNLSSIAIYSYLPAFKQYGAEAKVIHFLGAVKPWNCRYDSKTKRVTGDSQDPPLLHPEFLNMWWDISMSIQPLLAEHGVVIHSEPVCQSLSSLVSTLAFSCGFCSEDEASEAVSRIHVGAPPPPPPMSSAERKQKWEQGQADYMGADSFDNIQKKLDAYLK; from the exons ATGACAG ACCAAGCCTTTGTCACATTGGCCACAAATGATGCCTATGGGAAGGGAGCACTGGTGCTTGGCACATCGCTGCGGAACCATAGAACTTCAAGAAAGCTGGTGATCATGGTTTCTCCTCAGGTCTCTGAGCCCATGAG GGCAGTGCTTCAGAAGATCTTCGATGAAGTAAGGCTAGTGGATGTATTGGACAGTGGGGATTCTGCACACTTGGCCCTAATGCAGAGACCTGAGCTGGGTGTTACATTGACTAAGCTTCACTGTTGGACTCTAACACACTACTCTAAATGTGTATTTATGGATGCAGACACAATG GTTTTGTCAAATATTGACGAGCTGTTTGAGCGAGAAGAATTATCGGCTGCACCAGACCCCGGCTGGCCAGACTGTTTTAACTCTGGACTATTTGTATTTCGACCTTCCAATGAAACCTACAATAAACTACTACAGTTTGCTTCAGAAAAAGGAAGCTTTGATG gtGGGGACCAGGGGATTCTGAACAGTTTCTTTAGCAACTGGGCAACAGCAGACATCCAAAAACATCTGCCATTTATTTACAACCTGAGCAGTATAGCCATTTACTCCTACTTGCCAGCATTTAAACA GTATGGTGCAGAAGCCAAGGTGATCCACTTCCTGGGAGCAGTCAAGCCATGGAATTGCAGATATGACTCAAAAACAAAGCGTGTGACTGGAGACAGCCAGGATCCACCCTTGCTTCATCCAGAATTCCTGAATATGTGGTGGGACATCTCTATGTCCATACAGCCTCTGCTTGCAGAACATGGAGTGGTGATCCATTCAGAGCCTGTGTGCCAATCA CTCTCCAGTCTGGTTTCTACACTGGCATTCTCTTGTGGGTTCTGTAGTGAG GATGAAGCCAGTGAAGCAGTATCTCGCATCCACGTAGGTGCACCCCCACCTCCCCCTCCCATGTCCTCTGCAGAACGCAAGCAGAAGTGGGAACAGGGACAAGCAGATTACATGGGAGCCGACTCATTCGACAATATCCAGAAGAAGCTTGATGCCTACCTGAAGTGA
- the bdh1 gene encoding D-beta-hydroxybutyrate dehydrogenase, mitochondrial produces MPNVSRVKMALMVLFSLSLTLVLGLWLPDSLNLVARLCGFTETTVTHSIVLVYLLFVLICVAMPDLPRGSVKVEGKAVFITGCDSGFGFALAMHLHALGFTVFAGCLQKAKEGTGVRELESMKSDRMKVVQLNVCSEEEVAEAVKCVRKHLQETETSLWALVNNAGVSTFGEVEFTSLETYKQVADVNLWGTIRVTKAFLPLIRRAKGRVVNIASMFGRMSNSSRSPYCVSKYGVEAFSDCLRYEMHRWGVKVSIIEPGNFIAATGILTRDIVMETADKLWKEAPQIVQEDYGRAHFDRHVSVLKSYCNSGLRDVAIVIKDITDAVMSCYPYTRYNPTDAYWWIRLQIMTHLPAAIADRLYIY; encoded by the exons ATGCCGAACGTTTCCCGTGTGAAGATGGCACTCATGGTGCTGTTTTCTTTGTCATTAACTCTAGTTTTAGGGTTATGGCTCCCCGACTCTTTGAATCTCGTTGCAAGACTTTGTGGTTTTACAGAAACCACTGTAACTCACAGCATAGTGCTGGTGTACTTATTATTTGTGCTGATATGTGTGGCAATGCCCGATTTGCCCAGGGGATCCGTgaag GTTGAAGGAAAGGCTGTGTTCATTACAGGCTGTGATAGCGGATTTGGGTTTGCTTTGGCAATGCACCTCCATGCACTGGGGTTCACAGTGTTTGCAGGATGCCTCCAGAAG GCAAAGGAAGGGACCGGGGTGCGCGAGCTGGAAAGCATGAAATCGGACAGGATGAAGGTTGTGCAGCTGAACGTGTGCAGTGAGGAGGAGGTGGCTGAGGCTGTGAAGTGTGTGAGGAAACATTTACAGGAAACTGAGACAA GTCTGTGGGCGTTGGTGAACAATGCTGGAGTATCAACATTTGGAGAGGTGGAGTTTACAAGTCTAGAAACATACAAGCAGGTCGCAGATGTGAATCTGTGGGGCACCATCAGGGTGACGAAGGCTTTTCTTCCGCTTATCCGCAGAGCCAAAG GCAGGGTGGTAAACATCGCCAGCATGTTTGGAAGAATGAGCAACTCGTCTCGCTCCCCATACTGTGTGTCCAAGTATGGTGTGGAGGCCTTTTCAGACTGCCTGAGGTACGAAATGCATCGCTGGGGAGTTAAAGTCAGCATCATCGAGCCTGGAAACTTCATTGCTGCCACTGGGATCCTGACACGTGACATTGTCATGGAAACAGCGGACAAACTGTGGAAGGAGGCCCCCCAGATTGTGCAAGAAGACTATGGGAGAGCACACTTCGACCGCCACGTTTCAGTCTTGAAATCCTATTGCAACAGTGGGTTGAGagacgtagcaattgttataaagGACATTACAGACGCAGTCATGTCCTGCTACCCATACACACGCTACAACCCGACAGATGCCTATTGGTGGATCAGGTTACAGATAATGACCCATCTTCCTGCTGCCATCGCAGACAGGCTCTATATTTATTAA